The following are from one region of the Corylus avellana chromosome ca1, CavTom2PMs-1.0 genome:
- the LOC132162263 gene encoding glutamate synthase [NADH], amyloplastic isoform X1, translating into MFASSGSILRLRTGASGALPSLDKSSNQQSKLNAAPRAPTTRFNTRCSAGAKKSVNVIEKRFLGTRLRASGSERFQFWRSDGPGRAPKLRVAVRSSFSAVPEKPLGLYDPSFDKDSCGVGFVAELSGESSRKTVSDALEMLVRMSHRGACGCEANTGDGAGILVALPHDFYEEVVKDLGFELPPAGEYAVGMFFLPKSESRREESKNVFTKVAESLGHTVLGWRPVPTDNTGLGMSALQTEPVVEQVFLTPTPQSQVDLERQMYILRRVSMIAIRAALNLEYGGAKDFYICSLSSRTVVYKGQLKPNQLKDYYYADIGNERFTSYMALIHSRFSTNTFPSWDRAQPMRILGHNGEINTLKGNINWMKAREGLLKCNELGLSENELKKLLPFVDGSSSDSGAFDGVLELLVRAGRSLPEAMMMMIPEAWQNDKNMDPNRKALYEYFSALMEPWDGPALISFTDGRYLGATLDRNGLRPGRFYITHSGRVIMASEVGVVDIPPEDVYRKGRLNPGMMLLVDFENHIVVDDEALKQQYSLARPYGEWLKRQKIELKDIVDSVRESERVPPPLAGVIPASSDDDNMENVGIHGLLAPLKAFGYTVEALEMLLLPMAKDGVEALGSMGNDTPLAVMSNREKLTFEYFKQMFAQVTNPPIDPIREKIVTSMECMIGPEGDLTETTEEQCHRLSLKGPLLSIKETEAIKKMNYRGWRSKVLDITYSKDRGSKGLEETLDRLCAEAHDAIKEGCTLLVLSDRAFSPKRVAVSSLLAVGAVHQYLVKKLERTQVGLIVETAEPREVHHFCTLVGFGADAICPYLAIEAIWRLQVDGKIPPKSSGEFHSKEELVKTYFKATSYGMMKVLAKMGISTLASYKGAQIFEALGLSSEVIERCFAGTPSRVEGATFEMLARDAFHLHELAFPSRAFPPKSAEAVALPNPGDYHWRKGGEIHLNDPLAISKLQEAARTNSVAAYKEYSKLIHQLNKACNLRGLLKFKEVEAKVPLDEVEPASEIVKRFCTGAMSYGSISLEAHTTLAIAMNKIGGKSNTGEGGEQPSRMEPLPDGSKNPKRSAIKQVASGRFGVSSYYLTNADELQIKMAQGAKPGEGGELPGHKVVGEIAVTRNSTAGVGLISPPPHHDIYSIEDLAQLIHDLKNSNPAARISVKLVSEAGVGVVASGVVKGHADHVLISGHDGGTGASRWTGIKNAGLPWELGLAETHQTLVANDLRGRTVLQTDGQLKTGRDVAIAALLGAEEFGFSTAPLITLGCIMMRKCHKNTCPVGIATQDPVLREKFAGEPEHVINFFFMVAEEMREIMSQLGFRTVNEMVGRSDMLEVDKEVTRNNEKLENIDLSLLLRPAAELRPEAAQYCVQKQDHGLDIALDQKLIPLSKAALEKGLPVYIEMPICNENRAVGTMLSHEVTKHYQMAGLPSDTIHIKFSGSAGQSLGAFLCPGITLELEGDSNDYVGKGLSGGKIVVYPPKESKFDPKENIVIGNVALYGATSGEAYFNGMAAERFCVRNSGAKAVVEGVGDHGCEYMTGGTVVVLGKTGRNFAAGMSGGIAYVLDVEGKFQSRCNPELVDLDKVEEEEDVMTLRIMVQQHQRHTNSQLAKEVLANFENLLPKFIKVIPREYKRVLASLKVEGASKEAVEHAAKEQDEAELMEKDAFEQLKKLAAASLNEKSNQKVEEAKSLKRPTQVTDAVKHRGFVSYEREGVQYRDPSVRMNDWEEVMEESKPGPLLKTQSARCMDCGTPFCHQENSGCPLGNKIPEFNELVYQNRWCEALDRLLETNNFPEFTGRVCPAPCEGSCVLGIIENPVSIKSIECAIIDKAFEEGWMVPRPPLKRTGKRVAIVGSGPAGLAAADQLNRIGHMVTVYERADRIGGLMMYGVPNMKTDKVDVVLRRVNLMAQEGVNFVVNASVGTDPLYSLDRLREENDAVVLAVGATKPRDLPVPGRELSGVHFAMEFLHANTKSLLDSNLQDGNYISAKGKKVVVIGGGDTGTDCIGTSIRHGCSSVVNLELLPQPPQTRAPGNPWPQWPRVFRVDYGHQEASSKFGKDPRSYEVLTKRFVGDENGALKGLEVIRVRWEKDASGKFQYEEVEGSEEIIEADLVLLAMGFLGPESTVAEKLGVERDNRSNFKAEYGRFSTSVDGVFAAGDCRRGQSLVVWAISEGRQAAAQVDKYLIREEKDLAVSPGIKENLIKRHHDLTKRHQGSSKHTVMT; encoded by the exons GCTCTTCCTCACGACTTCTATGAGgag GTTGTTAAGGATCTTGGGTTTGAGCTTCCACCAGCAGGGGAATATGCTGTTGGCATGTTCTTTTTGCCCAAATCGGAGAGTAGAAGGGAAGAAAGCAAAAATGTGTTCACAAAG GTTGCAGAGTCTCTTGGGCATACTGTTCTTGGGTGGCGACCTGTGCCTACAGATAACACAGGATTGGGCATGTCTGCCTTGCAGACAGAACCTGTGGTTGAGCAAGTTTTCCTTACACCTACTCCTCAGTCACAAGTTGATTTGGAGCGGCAG ATGTACATACTGAGGAGGGTTTCAATGATTGCCATTAGAGCTGCATTAAACCTTGAATATGGTGGTGCTAAGGACTTCTATATCTGTTCTCTTTCCTCAAG GACTGTTGTTTACAAGGGTCAGTTAAAGCCAAATCAGTTGAAGGATTATTATTATGCAGATATTGGCAATGAAAGGTTTACGAGCTACATGGCCCTG ATACACTCGAGATTCTCAACGAATACATTTCCCAGCTGGGATCGTGCTCAACCTATGCGTATCTTGGGCCACAATGGAGAAATCAACACACTTAAAGGCAACATAAACTG GATGAAGGCACGGGAGGGTCTATTAAAGTGTAACGAGCTTGGCCTCTCAGAGAATGAGTTGAAGAAGCTTCTACCATTTGTGGATGGCAGTTCATCTGATTCAG GAGCTTTCGATGGTGTCCTTGAGCTTCTTGTTCGAGCTGGTAGAAGCCTCCCTGAAgctatgatgatgatgattcctGAAGCATGGCAAAATGACAAGAATATGGATCCTAATCGAAAGGCGCTATATGAATACTTCTCTGCTCTAATGGAGCCATGGGATGGGCCAGCTCTTATATcat TTACTGATGGCCGCTATCTGGGAGCAACTTTGGATCGCAATGGGTTGCGGCCCGGTCGTTTCTACATCACCCACAGTGGACGAGTTATAATGGCCAGTGAAGTTGGCGTAGTAGACATTCCACCTGAAGATGTGTATAGGAAAGGAAGACTAAACCCTGGCATGATGcttttggttgattttgaaaatcataTTGTGGTCGATGATGAAGCCCTGAAGCAGCAATACTCACTGGCGAGGCCTTATGGCGAGTGgcttaaaaggcaaaaaattGAACTCAAGGACATAGTTGACTCTGTTCGTGAATCGGAAAGGGTCCCTCCTCCCCTTGCGGGAGTGATTCCA GCATCTAGTGATGATGACAACATGGAAAACGTGGGCATTCATGGTTTATTGGCTCCATTGAAAGCTTTTGG TTACACTGTTGAAGCCTTGGAAATGTTGTTGCTTCCTATGGCAAAAGATGGTGTGGAGGCTCTTGGTTCTATGGGAAACGACACTCCGTTGGCTGTAATGTCTAACAGAGAAAAGCTCACTTTTGAGTACTTCAAGCAAATGTTTGCCCAAGTAACAAACCCTCCAATTGATCCTATTCGGGAGAAGATAGTCACCTCCATGGAATGTATGATTGGTCCGGAGGGTGACCTGACAGAAACCACTGAAGAACAATGTCATCGTCTTTCACTGAAAGGTCCTCTTTTATCCATCAAAGAAACAGAAGCAATAAAAAAGATGAATTATAGAGGTTGGCGAAGCAAAGTTCTAGACATAACTTATTCTAAAGACAGAGGTAGCAAGGGATTGGAGGAGACCTTGGATAGGCTTTGTGCTGAAGCACATGATGCAATTAAGGAGGGTTGTACGTTACTTGTGCTTTCTGATAGAG CTTTCTCGCCTAAGCGTGTTGCAGTAAGCTCCCTCTTGGCTGTTGGTGCGGTTCATCAATATCTCGTTAAAAAGCTTGAGCGCACCCAAGTTGGGTTGATAGTTGAAACTGCTGAACCACGTGAAGTGCACCATTTCTGTACGCTTGTTGGGTTTGGTGCAGATGCTATATGCCCATACTTGGCTATAGAAGCCATTTGGAGACTGCAAGTTGATGGAAAGATCCCACCAAAATCAAGTGGTGAGTTCCACTCAAAGGAAGAGCTGGTCAAAACGTACTTCAAAGCAACCAGCTATGGAATGATGAAGGTTCTTGCCAAGATGGGGATATCAACTTTGGCCTCTTACAAGGGTGCTCAGATTTTTGAAGCTCTGGGTCTTTCTTCAGAGGTGATTGAGAGGTGCTTTGCTGGAACTCCAAGTAGAGTTGAGGGTGCAACATTTGAGATGCTTGCTCGTGATGCATTTCATCTGCATGAGTTGGCGTTTCCCTCTCGGGCTTTTCCTCCCAAAAGTGCAGAAGCTGTAGCACTGCCAAACCCAGGTGATTATCATTGGAGGAAAGGTGGTGAGATTCACCTGAATGATCCCCTTGCTATATCCAAGTTGCAGGAGGCTGCCCGAACCAACAGTGTTGCTGCCTACAAAGAATACTCCAAGCTTATTCATCAATTGAATAAAGCCTGCAATTTACGGGGCCTATTGAAATTTAAAGAGGTAGAGGCGAAAGTTCCTTTGGATGAAGTGGAACCTGCCAGTGAGATTGTCAAACGGTTCTGTACTGGGGCCATGAGTTATGGATCGATATCGTTGGAGGCCCACACAACATTGGCTATTGCTATGAATAAAATTGGAGGAAAATCAAATACAG GTGAGGGAGGTGAGCAACCATCTCGTATGGAGCCTCTTCCAGATGGTTCAAAGAACCCAAAAAGAAGCGCAATTAAGCAGGTTGCAAGTGGGAGGTTCGGAGTTTCAAGTTATTACCTTACCAATGCCGATGAATTACAGATAAAAATGGCTCAG GGGGCCAAGCCTGGTGAAGGAGGTGAACTTCCTGGCCACAAAGTTGTAGGAGAAATTGCGGTCACCAGGAATTCTACTGCAGGGGTGGGACTTATTAGTCCACCACCCCATCATGATATATATTCAATCGAAGACCTTGCCCAGTTAATTCATGATCTTAAG aacTCGAACCCTGCTGCTCGAATTAGTGTGAAGTTGGTATCTGAAGCTGGTGTGGGAGTAGTTGCTAGTGGAGTAGTCAAGGGGCATGCTGACCATGTCTTGATCTCTGGTCATGATGGAGGTACAGGGGCCTCTAGATGGACTGGAATTAAGAATGCTGGGCTACCATGGGAACTCGGTTTAGCAGAGACTCACCAGACATTGGTTGCTAATGACCTTCGTGGCCGAACGGTTCTCCAGACAGATGGTCAACTGAAAACTGGAAGAGATGTGGCCATAGCAGCCCTTCTTGGTGCGGAAGAGTTTGGCTTCAGCACAGCACCTCTCATAACTCTTGGTTGCATCATGATGCGGAAGTGCCACAAAAATACCTGTCCTGTTGGCATTGCTACTCAAGATCCAGTACTTCGAGAGAAGTTTGCTGGGGAACCAGAACATGTTATAAACTTTTTCTTCATGGTAGCAGAAGAAATGAGGGAAATTATGTCACAGCTTGGATTTCGAACTGTAAATGAGATGGTTGGCCGTTCTGATATGCTTGAAGTGGATAAAGAAGTGACTAGAAACAACGAGAAGCTGGAGAATATTGATCTCTCCCTATTACTTAGACCTGCTGCGGAACTTCGGCCTGAAGCTGCACAGTACTGTGTCCAGAAACAGGATCATGGCTTGGACATTGCATTGGACCAAAAACTTATTCCACTTTCCAAAGCTGCATTAGAAAAGGGTCTTCCCGTATACATTGAAATGCCAATCTGCAATGAGAACCGTGCTGTTGGAACTATGCTTAGCCATGAAGTGACTAAGCACTATCAAATGGCAGGGCTTCCTTCGGACACCATCCATATCAAATTCAGTGGAAGTGCAGGTCAGAGCCTCGGAGCGTTCCTCTGCCCCGGAATCACGCTTGAGCTTGAAGGTGACAGCAATGACTATGTTGGTAAAGGGTTATCGGGTGGCAAGATTGTAGTTTATCCTCCAAAGGAAAGCAAATTTGATCCGAAAGAAAACATTGTAATAGGTAACGTGGCTCTCTATGGGGCAACGAGTGGGGAGGCATACTTCAATGGGATGGCAGCAGAAAGATTCTGCGTACGGAATTCAGGAGCTAAGGCAGTTGTGGAAGGTGTTGGTGATCATGGATGTGAGTATATGACTGGTGGGACTGTTGTTGTGCTTGGAAAAACTGGCAGGAATTTTGCTGCAGGTATGAGTGGTGGTATTGCTTATGTTCTTGATGTGGAAGGAAAATTCCAATCTCGGTGCAATCCTGAGCTCGTAGATCTTGAtaaagttgaagaagaagaggacgTGATGACTCTTAGAATCATGGTTCAGCAACATCAGCGTCACACAAACAGCCAGCTAGCCAAAGAAGTTCTTGCTAACTTTGAGAATCTTCTGCCTAAATTCATTAAAGTTATACCCAGGGAGTATAAACGGGTTCTTGCAAGCTTGAAAGTAGAGGGAGCCTCCAAGGAGGCTGTGGAACATGCTGCTAAGGAACAAGATGAGGCAGAACTAATGGAAAAAGATGCTTTTGAACAGCTTAAGAAGTTAGCAGCTGCATCTTTGAATGAGAAATCCAATCAG AAGGTAGAAGAGGCTAAATCATTGAAGAGGCCTACTCAGGTTACTGATGCTGTTAAACATCGAGGTTTCGTTTCTTATGAGCGTGAAGGCGTTCAATACAGGGATCCTAGTGTTCGGATGAATGACTGGGAGGAAGTTATGGAGGAATCAAAACCTGGCCCACTTTTAAAGACTCAGTCCGCACGATGCATGGACTGTGGTACTCCTTTCTGCCATCAG GAGAATTCTGGATGTCCTCTTGGAAACAAAATACCTGAATTTAATGAGTTAGTGTACCAAAATAGGTGGTGTGAGGCATTAGACCGGCTCCTCGAGACAAATAACTTCCCGGAGTTCACTGGCAGAGTGTGTCCTGCACCTTGTGAAGGTTCTTGTGTTCTGGGCATTATTGAGAATCCTGTATCTATCAAGAGCATTGAGTGTGCCATTATAGACAAGGCGTTTGAGGAGGGATGGATGGTACCACGACCTCCCCTCAAGAGAACAGG GAAAAGAGTAGCGATTGTTGGAAGTGGACCAGCTGGATTGGCTGCTGCTGATCAGCTAAACAGAATAGGTCACATGGTGACCGTGTATGAGCGTGCTGACAGAATTGGAGGGCTTATGATGTATGGTGTTCCAAACATGAAGACTGACAAAGTGGATGTAGTTCTACGGAGGGTGAACCTTATGGCCCAAGAAGGTGTCAATTTTGTGGTTAATGCTAGTGTTGGAACTGATCCCTTATACTCTCTTGATCGGCTCCGAGAAGAGAATGATGCTGTTGTTTTGGCTGTAGGAGCCACAAAACCAAG GGACCTTCCTGTACCTGGACGGGAGCTATCAGGAGTCCATTTTGCTATGGAGTTTCTTCATGCAAACACTAAAAGCTTGCTTGATAGCAATCTCCAGGATGGTAACTACATTTCTGCCAAGGGAAAGAAAGTTGTGGTCATTGGTGGAGGTGACACTGGCACTGACTGCATAGGGACATCTATTCGGCATGGCTGTAGTAGTGTCGTAAATTTGGAGCTTCTCCCCCAACCACCGCAAACTAGGGCACCAGGCAACCCCTGGCCACAG TGGCCTCGTGTATTCCGTGTAGACTACGGGCATCAGGAAGCTTCTTCCAAGTTTGGAAAAGACCCAAGATCTTATGAGGTATTGACTAAGCGGTTTGTGGGAGATGAGAATGGAGCATTGAAAGGACTGGAAGTTATACGTGTCCGCTGGGAGAAGGATGCTAGTGGAAAGTTTCAGTATGAGGAAGTTGAGGGCTCTGAGGAGATCATTGAGGCTGACCTTGTCCTACTAGCCATGGGTTTCCTTGGCCCTGAGTCG ACGGTGGCAGAGAAGCTGGGAGTGGAACGAGACAATCGATCAAACTTCAAGGCAGAGTATGGTCGTTTCTCAACCAGTGTGGATGGGGTCTTTGCAGCTGGGGATTGCCGGCGTGGCCAGTCGCTGGTGGTATGGGCAATCTCTGAAGGCCGGCAAGCTGCTGCACAGGTTGACaaatatcttataagagaagaaaaagaccTTGCTGTTAGCCCTGGGATCAAGGAAAACCTTATCAAGAGGCATCATGACCTTACCAAGAGGCACCAGGGCAGCAGCAAACACACAGTAATGACATAG